Below is a window of Stygiolobus azoricus DNA.
TCGCTATTTAAAAATTAAATCAGCAATATGTGTTGGGTTTAAGCCCATTTTAATGAAAGCAATAGAACAAGAAGGATTTGTAGAGACTACTATATTCGCTCCGCTCTTCAGAGTCTTCTCTTTCTTAATTTGCATAACTTGACTAGCCATATCCTTATTGAAGATAAAGTAATCACCTCCAGCACCACATTCAAAAGACGGTTCCTCAGCTTCCCTAATCCTAATCCCCATCATTTCTAAAACTTGTCTGTCATACTTATCGATCCCTAATAAATGAGCGTGGCAGGGTTGGTGTAAAGTGACTTCCATATCCTTTTTAGGTAATTCCTTAATGAACTTGACTAAAAACTCCGAGAAGTCATACACGTTCAAACCCTTCTCTTTCATATGAGCAGAACAATTAGACGACAGAGAAACTATAGGCTTCTTAATTTCCTTCAGTTTACTTATTAGCTCTTCAGCTCTCCTAGTCTCTCCTACATGAGTGTGAGCCAGGCCACAACATCCGTTCAGAATCTTCACTCTATACCCACGACTCTTCAAAAACCTCAACGCATTCTCCACAGTACTCCTAAAGATTACGGACATTATACATCCCGGGAACAATACCAGATCATAATCCTCTTCCTCATGACTTAACGGGGTAGAGCCGTTCAACCTCAATACGGGTTTTATAAATGGAGTGAGTGTCTCTGGTCTCTCTAGCATTCTTACCAAAACTTTCTCTATTGCGTTGGGTTTACGAACTGAAGTTATTATATCTGAGTATTTCACCCCGCTAGGGCATGCAAGCTCGCATCTCCTGCAGAACATACAAGTGTTGAGACCTACACTGTCAATACCTAATTTCACGGCTGTAATCCTACCGCGTGGTGAATGAGTTTCTGACCTAGTTATTACGTAAGTAGGACAAGCCTCTAGACAGAACCCACAGTGCACACATTTAGAAAGTTCTTCTTTTAATCCCATTCCCATAACACCTTTAACTCTCTTGAACTTACTTTACAATTACCGAACATCTTACAAGGATTGAACAAACCTTCCGGATCGAACGTCATTTTCAACCTCTTCATTACATCCAAGCTTATCTCGTCGTAATATACTTCGAGATACTTTACCTTCTCGATCCCTATTCCGTGTTCACCTGAAGGTACACCACCGTTATTTAACACTAGCTTTTCTATTTCATCGCTCGCTTTGACTGCCCTATAAAAGCTATCGAAGTCTTCCGGATTATAGGAAATTAGAGGGTGTAGATTACCGTCCCCTGCATGAAACACGTTAGCAATATAAACATTATATTTCTTGGATATCTCCCTTATTTTTTCTAATGTTTCAGCTAAGTTACTTCTTAGCACGTTACAGTCCAGAGTTATATATGCGGGGGATATAGTTCCCATAGCAGGAAAAGCACCTTTCCTTGCATTCCAATACTTCGACTCGTCCTTAGTGTTTATTATTTCTCCTCTATTATTACTTATCACATATTTCACTCTACTCTCTTCCTCGGCTACTTGCGAACCGTCAAGCTCTATTAATAGCAGTGCTTCGCTCTCTGGCAAACCTGCCTTATATCTGCTCTTTTCTATAGCTATAATCGAGTATCTGTCCATCATCTCTAAGGCTGAAGGTATTACACCGCTTCTGAATATCTCCACTATCGCATTCGCAGCATCCCTTAATGAGTTAAATGAAGCTATTACAGTTTTTCTCTCCTTAGGTCGCACGAATAATCTAAGTCTAGCTCTAAGTATAGCTCCGAGCGTACCCTCTGCTCCTATAAATATACTACTCGGGTTGAGAAACGGTGAAGGCTTAAATTCCTCAACCTCACCATTCGGCAAAATTACCTTTAATCTTATTACACTGTTGTAAGTAGGGCCGTACTTAACAACATGAATACCTCCCGAGTCATGCGATATGTTACCCCCGATGCTTGAAACTTGGTAACTTGCAGGATCTGGTGCGTAAAATAAGTGAGGAGGAGCGTTTTTAGTAACCATGGCGTTAACTATACCCGGACCTACTTCTATTTCTAAGCCTTCTATACTGTATACTTTGTTAATCCTGCTTAAGCCTACAACTACTTCATCGCCATTAAGCGGAACTGTAGCTCCACTAAGACTGGTACCTGAACCTCTGACTATCACTTTCTTTCTCCGTGAAATTAACAACCTTATTACCTTAACGACCTCATCTTCGCTTCCCGGTAGAATAACAAGTTCTGGTTCTCCCTTAACAGCGGATAGACCATCAAAACCGTATAGCCTTTTTTCATCAGAAGAAATCACCCACTCCTCTCCTACGATCTGCTTTAGCTCCTCAATTAATTGCACAAGCTTAAATTGTTATTATGGTTTAAAATGTTTATACACAATCATGGAATGTAAAGAATTGTTTGAACCTACAAGTTATGAAGAGATCTTAGAAATCGTAAGAAACGCTAATGATAGCGGTAAGAAAGTTCACATTCTGGGACTGGAAACTCATCACGTAGTCGAAAAACCATTCGAAATTTGTATATCCACTATAAGGTTAGACAAGATCTTAGAAAGTTCTACTTCTGACCTATACGTGTCTGTTCAAAGCGGGGTTAGGTTCAATGACCTTCAAGAACATCTGTCCAATAACAACTTGTTCTTTCCTGCATTTTACGAAGGTACTATCGGTGGTCTGATATCAACTAATTTACCCTCGCCGTTCTCCCTATGGTACCCTTATCCTAGAGACTTAATATTAGGGGCGAAAATAGTCACAGGTGACGGAAAATTAATAAAGAGCGGAGGAAAGACTACAAAGTTCTCTAGTGGTTACAAGATTTGGAAAGCTCTCTCGGGAGCATTAGGAACCTTGGGTATTTACCTAGAACTTTATATCAAAGTTTTACCTAAACCCGAGAAAATAATATCAGTAAAAGTCGACAGACCTGAAGATATTATACGAGAAAACCCATGGGGAATAATATCGTTTCTAGATTCTTCAAAGATCTCCACCTATGCAATTTTTGCAGGATTTTCAAGTTATATTGAAAAGATCTCGAAAAACTCAGAAGTAATAGAAGGCATTTTACCAACGGATATGAAATGCGAAAGGATCTACGGGGTAGTTACAGCCAGAGGTGAAGAATTACAACTTTTAAAAAAATTCTCCTCTGGGATAGCGTTTTACGGAAGTGGATATGTTAGAACGTGTGACGAAAAAGCTCTTTCATTACGCAGCGAGGATTACACTGTAGTGATCGAAAAGGGGTGTAGAGATAGTGAGGATTGTTTGGGTTATTCCTATACCTCTCTAAGGTTACTGAAAAATTCATTAGATCCAAATC
It encodes the following:
- a CDS encoding (Fe-S)-binding protein, producing MGLKEELSKCVHCGFCLEACPTYVITRSETHSPRGRITAVKLGIDSVGLNTCMFCRRCELACPSGVKYSDIITSVRKPNAIEKVLVRMLERPETLTPFIKPVLRLNGSTPLSHEEEDYDLVLFPGCIMSVIFRSTVENALRFLKSRGYRVKILNGCCGLAHTHVGETRRAEELISKLKEIKKPIVSLSSNCSAHMKEKGLNVYDFSEFLVKFIKELPKKDMEVTLHQPCHAHLLGIDKYDRQVLEMMGIRIREAEEPSFECGAGGDYFIFNKDMASQVMQIKKEKTLKSGANIVVSTNPSCSIAFIKMGLNPTHIADLIFK
- a CDS encoding FAD-binding oxidoreductase; translation: MQLIEELKQIVGEEWVISSDEKRLYGFDGLSAVKGEPELVILPGSEDEVVKVIRLLISRRKKVIVRGSGTSLSGATVPLNGDEVVVGLSRINKVYSIEGLEIEVGPGIVNAMVTKNAPPHLFYAPDPASYQVSSIGGNISHDSGGIHVVKYGPTYNSVIRLKVILPNGEVEEFKPSPFLNPSSIFIGAEGTLGAILRARLRLFVRPKERKTVIASFNSLRDAANAIVEIFRSGVIPSALEMMDRYSIIAIEKSRYKAGLPESEALLLIELDGSQVAEEESRVKYVISNNRGEIINTKDESKYWNARKGAFPAMGTISPAYITLDCNVLRSNLAETLEKIREISKKYNVYIANVFHAGDGNLHPLISYNPEDFDSFYRAVKASDEIEKLVLNNGGVPSGEHGIGIEKVKYLEVYYDEISLDVMKRLKMTFDPEGLFNPCKMFGNCKVSSRELKVLWEWD
- a CDS encoding FAD-binding oxidoreductase; its protein translation is MECKELFEPTSYEEILEIVRNANDSGKKVHILGLETHHVVEKPFEICISTIRLDKILESSTSDLYVSVQSGVRFNDLQEHLSNNNLFFPAFYEGTIGGLISTNLPSPFSLWYPYPRDLILGAKIVTGDGKLIKSGGKTTKFSSGYKIWKALSGALGTLGIYLELYIKVLPKPEKIISVKVDRPEDIIRENPWGIISFLDSSKISTYAIFAGFSSYIEKISKNSEVIEGILPTDMKCERIYGVVTARGEELQLLKKFSSGIAFYGSGYVRTCDEKALSLRSEDYTVVIEKGCRDSEDCLGYSYTSLRLLKNSLDPNHVLCSGIAFDC